In Arthrobacter sp. UKPF54-2, the following are encoded in one genomic region:
- a CDS encoding LuxR family transcriptional regulator, translated as MFQQEAGVPAGSGKTDAIPPAQRPPQGRQEKPFTRQHIVADVLETLTSGSGCGVVLVGEHGAGKSFIAQRTLEQLGDDYLVVQVRGSSISSKLPYGALSVLLNDLDASHLEHPLMVLRGLTQLLHAKAQGRAIVLFVDNAHDLDDLSCMMVAQLSAGGHVTLLAACVDLPHVGGDIMGLWKDDLLRRVDLEPFDFAETAATLNQEYGGHFSHTAARALWSASGGNALFLHSLAREQIKLGTIVRQEGAWVQGGRSIALTGEVRDVVKARLNRLSPGQRDVFELLSLAGAVPLQTLMRIFNPQDMDNLQERALIQVSHDHPPMVSVANTVTAAIVASVVPPGRSAELRRRLTAVLADTDPGEPTGSADVAWALDCGEQISSATALAAAHLANNASDPTSALRFIHEIDGGEALAGVAIESVHAQLGVNNDESARRLLHNLDSSDGSGGAGRPLAEWVALQLLRVDLDLRSAATAAGARARLDVVRDRLYGPAADEAEGLEPAREQLRLAEVKLAAFEGRYADVLAVQAGMDTELGTETGLLTASIFCEAMSVTGNVLGAMALGKQVVAAASTVPMSDRAVREIRGRFLLLMLLSAKFREASAFLTATSGTAEPQTRLGGMFEIVQGVIDLHAGNLEAAGPWLEAGMWQLRMQDPDALSGLATAACAYAAGLAGDEERASLLLAEAGQPQLASPWLVDRMTRYFELCALAELGQRPAAIRSLVTDSDADADAGATATALLFLSAAARLGDRQLCQKLAGLAGRVTGQFALLCLRLADGVKDCASEQLLAVARDADASGNAVFARDVARRAVYCANEAGNRIALRVSQRTEQSLDDRFGSPKNGLHSLTTSTLTARECEVAVRAAAGISNRKIAEQMHVSVRTVEGHLYQVYAKLHVASRSELKDVISGPAASARIG; from the coding sequence ATGTTTCAGCAAGAAGCCGGCGTGCCCGCGGGCAGCGGCAAAACGGACGCGATTCCACCAGCGCAACGCCCCCCGCAGGGGCGGCAGGAAAAACCCTTTACCCGCCAGCACATCGTGGCGGACGTCCTTGAAACCCTGACCTCAGGATCGGGCTGCGGCGTCGTCCTGGTGGGGGAGCACGGGGCCGGAAAATCCTTCATCGCCCAGCGCACCCTTGAGCAACTCGGCGACGACTACCTGGTTGTCCAGGTCCGGGGCAGTTCCATTTCATCCAAACTCCCGTACGGCGCACTGAGTGTGCTGCTCAACGACCTCGACGCCTCCCATCTGGAACACCCGCTGATGGTGCTGCGCGGTCTCACCCAGCTCCTGCACGCCAAAGCCCAGGGGCGCGCCATTGTCCTGTTCGTGGACAACGCCCACGACCTGGATGACTTGTCCTGCATGATGGTCGCCCAGCTCAGCGCCGGTGGCCACGTGACCCTGCTGGCCGCGTGCGTTGACCTGCCCCATGTGGGCGGCGACATCATGGGGCTCTGGAAGGATGACCTGCTCCGCCGCGTGGACCTGGAGCCGTTCGATTTCGCCGAGACGGCCGCCACGCTGAACCAGGAATACGGCGGCCACTTTTCCCACACGGCTGCCCGCGCGCTCTGGAGTGCCAGCGGCGGAAACGCCCTGTTCCTGCATTCCCTGGCCCGGGAACAGATCAAGCTCGGCACGATCGTGCGGCAGGAGGGCGCATGGGTCCAGGGCGGCCGCTCCATCGCCCTGACGGGGGAAGTGCGCGATGTCGTCAAAGCGCGGCTGAACCGGCTCAGCCCCGGCCAGCGCGATGTTTTTGAACTCCTCTCCCTCGCCGGCGCGGTGCCGCTGCAGACGCTCATGCGGATCTTCAACCCGCAGGACATGGACAACCTGCAGGAGCGGGCGCTGATCCAGGTCAGCCACGACCACCCGCCCATGGTCAGCGTCGCCAACACGGTGACCGCCGCGATCGTCGCCAGCGTCGTCCCGCCGGGCCGCAGCGCCGAGCTCCGGCGCCGCCTGACCGCGGTGCTGGCCGATACTGACCCGGGCGAACCCACCGGCTCCGCCGACGTCGCGTGGGCCCTGGACTGCGGGGAACAGATCAGCTCCGCCACCGCCCTGGCCGCCGCCCACCTGGCCAACAACGCCTCGGATCCAACCTCGGCGCTGCGGTTTATCCACGAAATCGACGGCGGCGAGGCGCTCGCCGGAGTCGCCATCGAATCCGTGCACGCCCAGCTGGGGGTCAACAACGACGAATCCGCGCGGCGACTGCTCCATAACCTTGACAGCTCCGACGGCTCCGGCGGCGCCGGGCGCCCGCTGGCCGAGTGGGTTGCCCTGCAGCTGCTGCGGGTGGACCTGGACCTGCGCAGCGCCGCCACCGCGGCCGGTGCCCGGGCCAGGCTGGACGTGGTCCGCGACCGTCTCTACGGACCCGCCGCGGACGAGGCGGAGGGACTGGAGCCGGCCCGGGAACAGCTGCGGCTGGCCGAGGTGAAACTGGCAGCCTTCGAGGGCCGCTACGCCGACGTCCTGGCCGTGCAGGCCGGGATGGACACCGAGCTGGGAACCGAAACCGGGCTCCTGACCGCCAGCATCTTCTGCGAGGCGATGTCCGTCACCGGCAACGTCCTTGGGGCCATGGCCCTGGGCAAGCAGGTCGTAGCCGCGGCCTCCACCGTGCCGATGTCCGACCGGGCCGTCCGTGAGATCAGGGGGAGGTTCCTGCTGCTGATGTTGCTCTCGGCGAAGTTCCGCGAGGCGTCAGCCTTCCTCACGGCCACGTCGGGCACCGCCGAGCCGCAGACGCGCCTCGGCGGGATGTTCGAGATCGTCCAAGGCGTGATCGACCTGCACGCCGGCAACCTGGAGGCCGCCGGCCCGTGGCTCGAGGCCGGGATGTGGCAGTTGCGGATGCAGGACCCCGATGCCCTGTCCGGACTGGCCACGGCGGCCTGCGCCTACGCCGCCGGACTCGCCGGGGACGAGGAACGGGCCAGCCTGCTGCTCGCCGAGGCGGGACAGCCCCAGCTGGCCAGCCCCTGGCTGGTGGACCGGATGACCCGGTACTTCGAACTGTGCGCGCTGGCCGAACTCGGCCAGCGGCCCGCGGCGATCCGCAGCCTCGTCACCGATTCGGACGCCGACGCCGACGCCGGCGCCACGGCCACCGCGCTGCTCTTCCTGTCCGCCGCGGCCAGGCTCGGGGACCGGCAGCTGTGCCAGAAGCTCGCCGGCCTCGCCGGCCGGGTGACCGGGCAGTTCGCCCTGCTCTGCCTGCGGCTGGCCGACGGTGTGAAGGACTGCGCCAGCGAGCAGCTGCTGGCCGTTGCCAGGGACGCCGACGCCTCGGGGAACGCGGTGTTCGCCCGGGATGTGGCCCGCCGCGCCGTCTACTGCGCCAACGAAGCCGGAAACCGGATTGCGCTCCGTGTCTCCCAACGCACCGAACAGTCCCTGGACGACCGGTTCGGCAGCCCGAAAAACGGCCTTCACTCGCTGACCACCTCCACCCTGACCGCCCGGGAGTGCGAAGTCGCCGTCCGGGCCGCCGCCGGAATCTCGAACCGCAAGATCGCCGAACAGATGCACGTCTCGGTCCGCACAGTCGAGGGCCACCTGTACCAGGTGTACGCAAAACTCCATGTCGCCAGCCGATCGGAGCTCAAAGATGTCATCTCGGGACCGGCGGCCAGCGCCCGCATCGGTTGA
- a CDS encoding LuxR family transcriptional regulator has translation MESLTDAATLIGRSGVVKEVVRCLRDEGRAGALIVGSSGSGKTAVVKAVLAELHPHGTVIRLAATPALAAVPFGALTPYLAGLPAHDLDSYTAVLGAVTASLRAEPTLALFVVDDAQSLDRGTVQLIAQAVATGAARLLATCRPGPLIPEEFLALWDDGIIAKFDLAPLSRAEVHQLCEQVLRAEVSPWVSELFAKLTEGNPFMLMSLIEHARATGAIGQRRGAWFLLAPPELGDVPAADLLDHQVRSMSPEEKTAAAIVALAGPLSLGQILRFSSPRAVDALEMAGIITVSRDRDRIVRPASPLIGEIIRRRVPAGRSASLRASLLALPWAGTVHPDAFLNQLRWSLDSGADVPDPELLRAATAANIDLDAATALRAAGAIREDSFLPEGRIQLAYANYILGRREASAGYLEAAQPVRYGRASYLAALLAARLGPLAAALDLPRDAGSGEAETGGPDQLRWGGPAVGLATGLLLERWDGRTAELKERLQGLAAAAEGNPEIRLPAVSRLAEVLTAQGRVLAGLGIDREAWHGVQGTGLALPLVYEDVLARHCLNLIRAGEWEELASALDDYTAVLSPRLLYSGGMLHVMRGYSRLRQGRIPESHAELLLGVEELRIADPWELLAFAHAVAAYAAAAAGHPGDAAEQTLAFRSTGYREPATLRLLAEAYCAAAEVASGQVPGDGRRELDRLAAEAQRQGLRAVETDIRRLALRGGDTGAAEALAASSGAVEGPEAGLLRDYALAVAASDSNRLMALSDQALSAGYLLLALEAAQQAAHLLEHDPDKWKLTAVQRKVHHRMVAAGMSGQMNIVRGEHYADLTARETEILKLVAGGATNAEIAARLTLSQRTVEGHLYRIFGKLGVSRRGELMDIQRDLPLP, from the coding sequence GTGGAAAGCCTGACTGATGCCGCGACCCTGATCGGCCGGTCCGGCGTCGTCAAAGAGGTGGTGCGCTGCCTCCGCGACGAGGGCAGGGCCGGGGCTCTGATTGTCGGCAGCTCCGGGTCCGGCAAAACCGCCGTCGTCAAGGCCGTCCTGGCGGAACTGCACCCCCACGGAACGGTGATCAGGCTCGCGGCCACCCCGGCGCTCGCCGCCGTCCCGTTCGGTGCCCTCACCCCCTACCTTGCGGGCCTCCCGGCCCACGACCTCGACTCCTACACGGCCGTGCTGGGCGCCGTCACCGCCAGCCTGAGGGCCGAGCCGACGCTGGCGCTGTTCGTGGTTGACGACGCTCAAAGCCTGGACCGGGGGACCGTCCAGCTCATCGCGCAGGCGGTAGCCACCGGCGCGGCCCGGCTGCTCGCCACCTGCCGTCCCGGGCCGCTGATCCCCGAGGAGTTCCTGGCCCTGTGGGATGACGGCATCATCGCGAAGTTCGACCTGGCGCCGCTCAGCCGCGCCGAGGTGCATCAGCTCTGCGAACAAGTGCTGCGGGCCGAGGTGTCCCCCTGGGTGAGCGAACTCTTCGCCAAACTGACCGAGGGCAACCCGTTTATGCTGATGTCCCTGATCGAGCACGCCCGCGCCACCGGAGCCATCGGCCAGCGCCGCGGCGCGTGGTTCCTCCTGGCTCCGCCCGAGCTGGGCGACGTTCCGGCCGCGGACCTGCTGGACCACCAGGTCCGCTCCATGTCCCCGGAGGAAAAGACGGCCGCAGCGATCGTCGCCCTGGCCGGGCCGCTCTCGCTCGGCCAGATCCTCAGGTTCAGCAGCCCCCGGGCCGTCGACGCGCTCGAGATGGCCGGGATCATCACCGTCTCGCGGGACCGCGACCGGATCGTCAGGCCCGCCAGCCCGCTCATCGGCGAGATCATCCGCCGCCGTGTCCCCGCAGGCCGGAGCGCCAGTCTCCGGGCCAGCCTGCTGGCGCTGCCGTGGGCGGGCACGGTGCACCCGGACGCCTTCCTGAACCAGCTGCGCTGGTCTCTGGACTCGGGCGCGGACGTCCCGGACCCGGAGCTGCTCCGGGCGGCGACGGCGGCGAACATCGACCTGGATGCCGCGACGGCGCTGCGGGCCGCGGGCGCCATCCGGGAGGACAGCTTCCTGCCGGAGGGCCGGATCCAACTGGCCTACGCCAACTACATCCTGGGCCGGCGCGAGGCGTCGGCCGGCTACCTCGAGGCCGCGCAGCCTGTGCGCTACGGCCGGGCCTCGTATCTTGCCGCCCTCCTGGCCGCCCGGCTCGGGCCCCTCGCCGCTGCCCTTGACCTTCCGCGCGACGCCGGCAGCGGTGAAGCGGAAACCGGCGGTCCCGATCAGCTGCGCTGGGGTGGCCCGGCCGTGGGCCTGGCCACCGGCCTGCTGCTGGAGCGTTGGGACGGCCGCACCGCCGAACTGAAGGAGCGGCTGCAGGGGCTGGCCGCCGCTGCGGAGGGCAACCCGGAAATCCGGCTCCCGGCGGTGTCCCGCCTGGCGGAGGTGCTGACCGCGCAGGGCCGGGTGCTGGCGGGACTCGGCATCGACCGGGAAGCGTGGCACGGGGTACAGGGCACCGGCCTGGCTCTGCCGCTGGTTTATGAGGACGTACTGGCCCGGCACTGCCTGAACCTGATCCGCGCCGGCGAATGGGAGGAACTCGCCTCCGCCCTGGACGACTACACCGCCGTCCTGTCGCCCCGCCTGCTGTACAGCGGGGGCATGCTGCACGTGATGCGCGGCTACTCCAGGCTGCGTCAGGGCCGGATCCCGGAGAGCCACGCCGAGCTGCTGCTGGGGGTGGAAGAACTCCGGATCGCCGACCCCTGGGAACTGCTTGCCTTCGCGCACGCCGTGGCAGCCTACGCCGCCGCCGCGGCCGGGCACCCCGGTGACGCGGCGGAGCAGACGCTGGCTTTCCGCAGCACCGGGTACCGTGAGCCGGCGACGCTCCGGCTCCTCGCGGAGGCCTACTGCGCTGCCGCGGAGGTCGCCTCCGGTCAAGTTCCCGGCGACGGCCGCCGGGAACTTGACCGGCTCGCCGCCGAGGCACAGCGGCAGGGGCTGCGGGCCGTGGAAACGGACATCAGGCGGCTCGCGCTGCGCGGCGGGGACACCGGGGCCGCGGAGGCCCTGGCGGCCAGCAGCGGCGCCGTGGAGGGCCCGGAGGCGGGCCTGCTGCGGGACTACGCGCTCGCCGTCGCCGCCTCTGACTCGAACCGGCTGATGGCGCTCAGCGACCAGGCCCTGAGCGCCGGTTACCTGCTCTTGGCGCTCGAAGCCGCCCAGCAGGCCGCGCACCTGCTCGAACATGACCCGGACAAATGGAAACTCACCGCGGTCCAGCGCAAGGTGCACCACCGCATGGTCGCCGCCGGCATGTCGGGGCAGATGAACATCGTCCGCGGCGAGCACTACGCCGACCTCACCGCCCGCGAAACCGAGATCCTGAAGCTGGTGGCCGGCGGGGCCACGAACGCCGAAATCGCCGCCCGCCTGACCCTGTCCCAGCGGACCGTCGAAGGTCACCTGTACCGCATCTTCGGCAAGCTCGGCGTCAGCCGCCGCGGCGAGCTGATGGACATCCAGCGCGATCTTCCGCTGCCGTGA
- a CDS encoding adenylyltransferase/cytidyltransferase family protein: protein MGLRIGYAPGAFDLFHIGHLNILKHARSQCDFLVAGVVSDEMLEQAKGRLPVIPLAERMEIVASIGYVDKVYAETVPDKLQVWEELRFNVFFKGDDWKGTPKGDRLEAAFRAVGVDVVFFPYTVQTSSSALRTALELINRSPEPGHRLHGVRL from the coding sequence ATGGGTCTCAGAATCGGTTACGCGCCGGGGGCGTTCGATTTGTTCCACATCGGGCATCTCAACATCCTCAAGCACGCCCGGAGCCAGTGCGACTTCCTGGTCGCCGGGGTCGTCTCGGACGAAATGCTGGAACAGGCCAAGGGCCGGCTGCCCGTGATCCCGCTGGCCGAGCGGATGGAGATTGTCGCCAGCATCGGCTACGTGGACAAGGTCTACGCCGAAACCGTCCCGGACAAGCTCCAGGTCTGGGAGGAACTGCGGTTCAACGTCTTTTTCAAGGGCGACGACTGGAAGGGCACCCCCAAGGGCGACAGGCTGGAAGCGGCGTTCCGGGCGGTCGGCGTCGACGTTGTCTTCTTCCCGTACACCGTGCAGACGTCCAGCTCCGCCCTGCGCACCGCCCTCGAACTGATCAACCGTTCCCCCGAACCCGGGCACCGGCTCCACGGGGTGCGGCTGTGA
- a CDS encoding sugar transferase, with translation MSWARRYRRWLRFTDITIVTSAVAVAYAVRLDAEGVLARTPAVSTYVSLSIAILLAWIVALEVHRTREETVLGVGAEEYKRVMDATVGVFGGIAIVVLLLGIDVVRSHFAIALPAGSLLLLLSRWRWRAWLNRQRNFGHYLSKVIVVGEPADVEYVIRQFGKVSGAAYEVVGAALPAGYTASHLQISATRVPVLCDVDSVAGKVTETGADAVVVAGQLHGGSRAIRQLGWALEGTHASLVLAASLTDVAGPRIHWRPVEGLPLMHVELPEFSGGKHTLKRLVDVVASAAALLLLSPLLCILAWVIARDSKGPVFFQQERVGRNGERFKMIKFRSMVVTAEDDLALLRELNEGAGLLFKMKQDPRVTKCGRWLRKYSLDELPQFWNVLKGDMSLVGPRPQLPCEVEGYEGDVTRRLLIKPGITGLWQVNGRSNLGWEESVRWDLYYVENWSLTGDIMILWRTVKVILNPVGAY, from the coding sequence ATGTCCTGGGCGCGGCGCTACCGCCGCTGGCTGCGGTTCACCGACATCACCATCGTGACCAGTGCGGTTGCCGTGGCCTACGCGGTCCGCCTCGACGCCGAGGGCGTGCTCGCCCGGACCCCCGCAGTCAGCACCTACGTTTCGCTCAGCATCGCCATCCTCCTGGCCTGGATCGTCGCCCTCGAAGTGCACCGCACCCGGGAGGAGACCGTCCTCGGGGTCGGGGCCGAGGAATACAAGCGGGTCATGGATGCCACCGTGGGGGTCTTCGGTGGCATCGCCATCGTGGTCCTGCTGCTGGGAATCGATGTGGTGCGCAGCCACTTCGCGATCGCCCTCCCAGCCGGTTCGCTGCTGCTCCTGCTGAGCCGGTGGCGGTGGCGGGCCTGGCTGAACCGCCAGCGCAACTTCGGCCACTACCTCTCCAAAGTGATTGTGGTGGGCGAACCCGCCGACGTCGAATACGTCATCCGCCAGTTCGGCAAGGTGTCCGGTGCCGCCTACGAAGTGGTGGGGGCGGCCCTGCCGGCCGGCTACACCGCTAGCCACCTGCAGATTTCCGCGACCCGGGTGCCCGTGCTCTGCGATGTCGACTCGGTGGCCGGGAAGGTCACGGAGACCGGGGCCGACGCCGTCGTCGTCGCCGGACAGCTGCACGGCGGAAGCCGGGCGATCCGCCAGCTCGGCTGGGCTCTGGAGGGCACGCACGCCAGCCTGGTCCTGGCCGCCAGCCTGACCGACGTCGCCGGTCCCCGGATCCACTGGCGGCCCGTCGAGGGCCTGCCGCTGATGCACGTGGAGCTGCCGGAGTTCAGCGGCGGCAAACACACGCTCAAACGCCTCGTCGACGTGGTTGCCTCGGCCGCGGCGCTGCTGCTCCTCTCGCCCCTGCTGTGCATCCTGGCCTGGGTGATCGCCCGTGACAGCAAGGGTCCGGTCTTCTTCCAGCAGGAGCGGGTCGGCCGCAACGGCGAACGGTTCAAGATGATCAAGTTCCGCTCCATGGTGGTGACCGCGGAGGATGACCTGGCGCTGCTCAGGGAGCTGAACGAGGGGGCCGGCCTGCTGTTCAAAATGAAGCAGGATCCGCGGGTCACCAAGTGCGGACGCTGGCTCCGGAAGTATTCGCTCGATGAGCTGCCGCAGTTCTGGAACGTGCTCAAGGGGGACATGAGCCTGGTGGGGCCGCGTCCGCAGCTGCCCTGCGAGGTGGAGGGCTACGAGGGCGACGTGACCCGCCGGCTGCTGATCAAACCCGGCATCACCGGGCTGTGGCAGGTGAACGGCCGGTCAAATCTTGGCTGGGAAGAGAGTGTCCGCTGGGACCTCTACTACGTGGAGAACTGGTCGTTGACCGGAGACATCATGATCCTCTGGCGAACCGTCAAGGTCATCCTGAACCCGGTGGGGGCTTACTAA
- a CDS encoding CDP-alcohol phosphatidyltransferase family protein, which produces MTAVDPGIGAAAPASTGYRDTVKRLAAAQKTAARGAPAYSRYVNRRLGRLLAAVALHAGLGPNTVTAVSAVFTFSGIALLMMFPPSGALGIGVALLLVVGYALDSADGQVARMQGSGSAAGEWLDHMVDAVKTSALPLALAVGLYRFGTVDRRWLLVPLAAAVISAVLFFSMILTEQLRRQRGLVSMAAPGRRSWLRSVLVVPMDYGVLCLCFAFYGVVPLFLALYTLIVAATAGFLLLASIKWFREISAFPPAPGRAGRHSLTEPSAPTGNTTGTGVPQ; this is translated from the coding sequence ATGACCGCCGTCGATCCGGGCATCGGGGCGGCCGCCCCGGCCAGCACCGGCTACCGGGACACCGTGAAGCGGCTCGCCGCGGCGCAGAAGACGGCGGCCCGCGGGGCTCCGGCGTACTCCCGCTACGTCAACCGCCGGCTGGGCCGGCTGCTGGCCGCGGTGGCCCTGCATGCCGGGCTGGGGCCCAACACCGTCACGGCGGTCAGCGCGGTCTTCACCTTTTCGGGGATCGCCCTGTTGATGATGTTCCCGCCGTCCGGAGCCCTGGGGATCGGGGTGGCCCTGCTGCTGGTGGTCGGCTACGCCCTGGACTCGGCCGACGGACAGGTCGCACGGATGCAGGGCAGCGGATCGGCTGCGGGGGAGTGGCTGGACCACATGGTGGACGCGGTGAAAACCTCCGCCCTTCCGCTGGCGCTCGCCGTCGGGCTGTACCGCTTCGGCACCGTGGACCGGCGCTGGCTGCTGGTTCCGCTAGCCGCCGCCGTCATCTCGGCCGTGCTGTTCTTCAGCATGATCCTCACCGAGCAGTTGCGCCGCCAGCGGGGCCTGGTCTCCATGGCCGCCCCCGGCCGCCGGTCCTGGCTCCGCTCGGTGCTGGTGGTCCCGATGGACTACGGGGTCCTCTGCCTCTGCTTTGCCTTCTACGGCGTGGTCCCGCTCTTCCTCGCCCTCTACACCCTGATCGTCGCCGCAACGGCAGGCTTCCTGCTGCTGGCATCCATCAAGTGGTTCCGAGAAATCTCCGCCTTCCCGCCGGCGCCCGGCCGGGCGGGCCGGCACAGCCTCACGGAACCGTCCGCACCAACCGGCAACACCACTGGAACTGGGGTCCCGCAATGA
- a CDS encoding DUF1972 domain-containing protein, protein MVGTRGVPARYGGFETAIEEIGQRLVQRGHRVTVYCRETGGGDRPDRHLGMDLVHLPALRKRSLETLSHTGLSVAHLLRHRPDAAIVFNAANAPYLPAIKAAGIPVATHVDGLEWKRAKWGRAGRNYYQLVERLAVRWSDALIADAVSIQDYYREKFDADTVYLAYGAPIQADAGSDRLPELGLAPRGYHLVVARFEPENHVHLIVEGFARSAARLPLVVVGSAPYSDRYTREVHALGDERVRFVGGVWDQTLLDQLYANALVYWHGHSVGGTNPSLLRALGSGTATNAFDVGFNREVLETAGRYFAGPADVARLVDEAEAPGSDAEDRGRHAQQLARRYNWGDVAAGYEQLCETLLGRRTRTARTRPEAGAGDRRRAPRRSLGAGQ, encoded by the coding sequence ATGGTCGGAACGCGCGGTGTCCCGGCCCGGTACGGCGGATTCGAGACGGCCATCGAGGAAATCGGCCAGCGGCTCGTGCAGCGCGGCCACCGCGTCACCGTCTACTGCCGTGAGACGGGCGGCGGCGACCGGCCGGACCGGCACCTCGGGATGGACCTGGTGCACCTGCCGGCGCTGCGCAAACGGTCCCTGGAGACCCTCAGCCACACTGGGCTGTCCGTCGCCCACCTGCTCCGGCACCGGCCGGACGCCGCCATCGTCTTCAACGCGGCCAACGCCCCCTACCTGCCCGCGATCAAGGCCGCCGGCATCCCCGTGGCCACCCACGTCGACGGGCTGGAATGGAAGCGCGCCAAGTGGGGCAGGGCGGGCCGGAATTACTACCAGCTCGTTGAACGGCTCGCGGTCCGGTGGTCCGACGCGCTGATCGCCGACGCGGTCAGCATCCAGGACTACTACCGGGAGAAGTTCGACGCCGACACGGTGTACCTGGCCTACGGGGCGCCGATCCAGGCAGACGCCGGCTCGGACAGGCTCCCGGAACTGGGCCTGGCGCCGCGCGGCTACCACCTCGTCGTCGCCCGCTTCGAGCCCGAAAACCACGTCCACCTCATCGTCGAAGGGTTCGCCCGGAGCGCCGCCCGGCTGCCGCTCGTCGTCGTCGGCTCCGCACCCTACTCGGACCGGTACACCCGCGAGGTCCACGCCCTCGGCGACGAGAGGGTCCGCTTTGTCGGCGGCGTCTGGGACCAGACGCTGCTGGACCAGCTGTACGCAAACGCGCTGGTGTACTGGCACGGGCACTCCGTCGGCGGCACCAACCCCTCGCTGCTGCGGGCCCTCGGGTCCGGCACGGCCACCAACGCGTTCGACGTCGGGTTCAACCGCGAGGTGCTCGAGACCGCCGGCCGGTACTTCGCCGGCCCTGCCGACGTCGCCCGGCTGGTGGACGAGGCCGAGGCCCCCGGTTCCGACGCCGAGGACCGCGGCCGGCACGCGCAGCAGCTGGCCCGCCGGTACAACTGGGGCGACGTCGCGGCCGGTTACGAACAACTCTGCGAGACGCTCCTGGGCCGCCGGACGCGGACCGCCCGGACGCGTCCCGAAGCGGGCGCCGGGGACCGGCGGCGGGCGCCGCGTCGCAGCCTGGGGGCCGGACAATGA